From Mobula hypostoma chromosome 3, sMobHyp1.1, whole genome shotgun sequence:
acacaataaatataaacacctaaaatagcttatatatgtaggttgtatgtccatgaagtgacactaggcacaggagtttctatacataagatgactgacaggaaatgataaatgaTTGGTTGCGGGGGGAGGCGTGgaagggtgggtcggtgggtggaggtgatgatcagccgtactgcttggggaaagtaagagTTTTGATCCTGACATGGATACTACATAGCCTCCTCACTGATGGGATTGGGACAAACAATTCATGAGaaggtgggtgagatccttcatgatgttactggcctttttacAGCACTTTTCTGTATGATGGTGGGTAGCCAGGTGCCAATGATGCATTGGGCAGCTTTGACTGCtagttgtagagccttcctgtccaccataGTGCAGTTTActtaccatgcagtgatgcagcatgttaggatgctctctactatgCATCTCTAGAAGGTTGTGAGTATTGATATGcttagtccagctctcttcagccgtCTCAGAAaatggaggtgttggtgagctttcctgattgtgtagggtGTGTTCTGGAAACATGACAAGTTGTGTGAGATTTGCACTCCCAGTAGTTTGAAACTGCTGGcattttccactgctgtgctgccgatgtaaagagaggtgtgagtggtgcaagttctcctgaagtcaattatcatctcctttgtcttgttgaaatTGAGGAGgagattatttgcctggcacaAGGCCTTgaactcttccacctcctctctgtagaaaACCTCATCATTGTTGGAGCTGAGCCCCATCACTGTTGATGTCACCGGCAAACTTGGCAgtgtgattactcgggtgtttgaCCACGTAGacgtgtgtgagcagagtgtacaatAATCAGCTCAGCACAGAGCCCTGGGGAGCACCTATGTTGAGGATGATGAGGAGGGAGGAGCGGAGGtgtatcctgactatctgagacCTGTTGGTTAGGAAATCCAAAATCCGAAGTCCAAAGCCCAGTTGCAGAGTGGGGTATTTAGACTgaagagtaggagtttgttcactgaAGCCTTTGTGacaattgtgttgaatgctgaactgaaatccagaaagagCACTCTGACCTaaatgtccttgttttctaggtgtgtcagggccaggtgtgGAGGCTAtgacatctgtcctgcacctgcTAGTCAACTTgtcctgtttttaaaaaaaatccactggCCTACCTCGTATCATTTAGACCATGATATGAATATAACTGTGCACTGATTATAAATTGGTTCTACTGGGGACCCTTCCATTCTACTAGGAATCCATAATATATCTATTTGGCCATTTCCAAGGTTCCAGTCTAGGtgtaagccctttgtcctctccTCCCTTTCTGAGATGATCAGGAAAAGCTCTCAGAAGGTAAATTGACCTGATGATGTCCTTTTTTTCAAGACATTTCTTCAGGATTGGTCTGAACCATAACTCAGTTAATTCCATTACTCTGCTTTGCCCTGGCTGCTCTCCCCATGGGTAGTGTTCCTCTTTGTTTTATTTAAGGCTAAGACATGCAAACTTGAAAGGATGTAGCAGAGTTTACTTATTCATCATCAGGACTGGCGAGTAAATTAAGTAAATCAGCCTCTGATTTCACTTTTTAAGTCTTCTCCTTCATGCACTGTCATTCAGCTGACTCCCACTCACCTGGTTATATTTGTGCTTGTTATGTTGTAACCAGAGAATCAACTGCATTGTCTGCTGATCCCTCACCTACACTGTTACCCTATCTAGTCCTGTTGGTCCCTTTTTATTCTCCTGTTATATGTCAGCAATGTGATTTGAAAACAGAATGAATTTTCacatgtacttatttatttatatatgatGCACAAgaaagccattcagtccattaagtTTATACCTGCTTACAACAAAATAATCCCATCAGTctcttttgcagtacttatttccTTATAATTCTGCAATTTATTCTCCTGCAAATGCCCATTAGTTCCTCCTCATTGTTTTTTTTGCCTACATTAGGGAAAATTTATAATGGCCAGTTAATCCACCAGTACACCTTTGGGAAGCAATGTATAGAggcagaatgtgcaaactccacacagagatcaAGATAAACCAGCAGCACCAACCGCTGCATCACTGGGGCACTTCCATATATTTTCATGAAAGCCATCTTCACTCTACCACTGTCTTTAACAGTATAGTTCCTAATGAGCAAAGGTTTATTGCAACTAAATATTGGGAATCCAAAGGCAGTAGCTTTGATCATGATCACAAACCTTCTTGCCCTTGagctaatttcctttttaacagTTCATCCTGATTTTAAGACTCTGGTTTCAAATCCCCATCTGGTCCTACAACTTGTCCAAAGCTCTGTAATTTTCCAGTTTGGGCCTCTTGATCAGTGCTGATATTAATTGTTCCATCATTGACAACTGTGGTCTCAGCAGCAAAAATATGAACTTCTAGAATTCCATTCCTGAAAATTtttctcattctttctctctcccttcaaGACGTTGCTTAACACGTATTCCTTTTTACAAACTTTTATTCACTTGTCTTAATATCTCCTTATGTGATTGGTGCCAAGTTTTGTCTCCATTACACAAGTATCCCACAAAGCACTACCCCACAATGTTTATTCATTATAACACTATTGATCTTGGATTTCAAATATGCATAGGTACTTTTTGGAAAAAAATGACATGTATTTACCAAAAAAAACAAGAGGAACATCAGCTTAGGCTACATACTCCTTTGATGGAAATATGGCATGAAGCTCAGTCCTCTGACTCACATTGCTGCAGCAGTTTATGGTGATCAGAGTGCATTGTGGCATGGTGTGAGCTACATAGGTAATGTGAAGGCTGATATTGGGTAGGGTGGGACAAGCAGTGCAGCCTCCTGCAGTTGGttggtggggggggcaggggtggcGACGTGGTGAGGAGTGCACTCTGTCCAGTTGTGGCTGGCTTTGGTACTCGGAGTGTTGACGAatacccaactcctgtacttcctAGTACCAGCTCTTATTGGATGTGATGGAAGCTAATGTGTCTGCTCCCTTCCATTGACTACACAGCTGTTCCCATTCTGGAGATCTCTCAACTGAACAAAAGTGCAGAGCCAGTCTGTAGGTTCCAGCTATCTGCCAACACGTGGATCAGCCACTACTGATCTCCAGCAGTGGACCACAGACATCATTCTGACCAGAGTGCAGTTCTTGCCACCATATCTCAGTGCTAAGTTGGTTGCACAGCTCACTCCAGCTTGCTTGGGTAGCCATTACACATTACTCTATACCACATAAAGTGATAATCAGTTAATTGCAGTAGGAGTAGCAGTTTTCATCTGTGTTTCTGTCAGTGCTGACTTTCAGCATTAATCCCACTGAACTCATTCCTGGGAACACATCTGAGTGCCAGGCCAGCTAGAGTATCAGTGTATCAGCATGCTGCCCACTTTTGTTGTATATATGCTTCCTGTTCACTGATTCTCTAGTAGGATGTAATCCTATGAGAAATATGTAGCCAGTGAAAATTTGACTAGATTTCCCGTTGTTATTCCATGACAGTGAAACAGTTGACTATATGATTGGTCTGAAGTAGGGCTGCTCACTGCATCTGGAAGCAGCTTCCAGTTTTAGCCTGGCAGAAATCAAGATTTTTGATATAAATTTGTATATTTACGATAAAATTGTAACTTTACAATGTGGGAGAGTCTTGTAACCAAGTACAGTATTTGGGTACATGAATGTTGGAACTTTAATCAGCAAGTACATCAGTGAATCAATAATCAAATGGTGAGAGGAATTGATAGGAAGGAGAAAACAATTCAGTCAGTTAGTACTGAAGTACTAAGGGAACAGACTGCACAATTCAGACCTAACAAATAACTAGTTCAGGTCTTTGTTTGATCTTAGTATTTCTGACAAGGCAGTTATTTAATGTAAACAGAAGTTGTAAGTTAAAAGCATTAAAATCtgtagaaaaatgagggaatGTTAGTAGTCTTAACAACAATTTGATAATCAAGTAGACCGAATAAATTTGGTGTATTTGCCTTttttgatgcaaagatcattggttTAAATCCCACCATAGACcaaattttatttctgttttagaaGTTGCACTATGAAAATGTCAAAGAGGAATGCATTGCATGCTCTTGTCTTTCCATATACCCATTCCATTGAAATTGATAGAATTAAATGCATGGAGTTCAATACAATTACTTGTATTCTTTTAATTACAATAAATTAAGATGAATATTCTCCCCCATTGTCTTATTGCATGAGACTCACGACAGTAGTATCTATGCAAAATTCCTCAAGTAAAGCCTTTCGTTTGGAATGTGTATTTTATTGGCATTCAAAGGGTACAATATCCTATTGAGCTTGGCTATTATTTTTTACTTTAAAGAAAAACTAGTAGTTATTTAATAAATCATTACTATGCTAGTTTTTCCAAATTACTTTTctttatgtacataaagtgagtAATATTTTGCCATTAGATTAGTCTGAGCTACAGTAAATCTTGGATTACCCCAAGgaagtttgtcatgtgttttatGATTTTATAATACCATTTGTTTTTCTCCTTGTTTCCCAGGCCTTTTCCAGAATACACAGAATAAGGGCTTTGGATTTGGTGGTGGATTTGGCACAGGTACAAGCACAGGTCTGGCACCAGGTTTGGTGGCTGGCTCCACACTTGGAGGATTTGGTGGTTTTGGCACTCAACAGCAAAGTAAGTTCTTAGGGAGGCAATTCTCAATAGTTAAGTTTTAGTTTACATGAAACTAACTTGATGTTGAAAAATTATATTGGCAATTAATAACAATTATTCAAAGCTAATTATCGAGAAGTTATATCCTCTGTATGTTGGCATACAGATATCTTGTTGGGAATATTTAAAACAACGTGCAccaaatattggaggaactcagcaggtcagacagcatctatggaagttaatAACCATTCTGTGTTTTGGGCTAAGCATCTTCATCAGTTCTGGAAAGggagaggaagatgccagaataagaaggtggagggagaagaaGGATAAGATGGaaattgataggtgaagccatgtgggtaggggagggggaatgaagtaagaagctggaagacaataagtagaaaaggcaaaggacttgagaaggaggaatctgataggaaaggagagtggatcatgggaaaaagggaaggatgagggacaccaagtggaggtgataggcagataaggagaagaggtaagaagtcaGGGtgtggaaatgaagaagaggggagTAGGACAAATCactggaaattggagaaattgatgttgacctgcctattcaccacccttttgtgcccctcctcttccttttctcccatgatcaactctcctcttctatcagattccttcttctccagccctttagttTTTCTACCTGTCATCTCTCAGCTTCTTAATTtcatcctcccccacccacctgtcttcagctatcttcacctatcactttttaGCTTGTCCTTGTTTCCCTCCACCCACCTcgttattctgacatcttcctctttcctttccagtcctgaggaagggcttTGGTCTGAAAGATTGATTATTATTCAttttgacagatgctgcctgacctgctgagttcctccagtattttgtgtgtgttgctctggatttccagcatctgtagaatctgttGTATTTTGGGATATGTTTATAATTTATTCTTGTGTTGGGTATCTTTCAAAACTCATGTACACTAGAGGTTCTCTACCTCTTATTCAGCTCACAGGGTTTTCTCACTTTTACTCCAACACCTTCTGTCCCAGAGAAGAAATTTTGTTGTTGTGTATTTATAGCTGGAGGCCTTTTGGGGCAGACATTGCAGCCTCAAGCTCAGACAGTTCAACTGATCAACACAGCCAGTGCCCTTTCTGCACCCATTCTGTTGGGGGACGAACGTGATGCTATATTGGCCAGGTGGAACCAACTTCAGGCCTTCTGGGGCACAGGAAAAGGCTACTTTCACAATAACTTGGCTCCTGTTGAGTTCACGCAAGAAAATCATTTTTGTCGATTTAAGGTAAAGAAATTTCAACTTCTTTGTGTTTTTTGATATGTTCTTCAAAGCTGAAGTTGAAAAGAAGTTAAGGTATTGGTGTTGTGGAGGATGAATGAAGGCAAAAGCTTATTCATAAATACTTTATATTCTTGGTGCAAATGTTGATCTGCCTCTCTTCCAGAGGCCTTCAGGTTCAGACCCAGGGAATAATTGTCACAGTTTACTTAAAAGTACATAGTGTCTATTAGCAAGCTTGCATTCTTAGTTGGCAACAGAGTCCCTGCTCACCgaacttgagaaaatctgcagccaaGTGAGCCCAGAATATTGTTTGGAGCTGCTGATATACATTGTTATCACATATTTTGATAAGGGTAGACCGAGAAGCTTCTCATGGAACAAACAGTTCTTTGTTCATGCATTATTCTCACAGCACGACTTGTCAAGCTGCCAATAAGTCAGTAAGGTTTTAGcccttttaattctgcatataaTTCCTCACAACAAAACATGGATGTGAATTTGTCAAAATCCTGACAACGCCATTATCATCAGGAGGCCCTAACTGGTGTACTGTATCTTCAAAAGAGGTGAGCAGTGGTTAATAAAAAAGATGTACATTGGacaaatggaaaaagaaacactTAGTCAGTTGGGATATATTGTGTGGATGTGCAAGGAGCAAGGAATGGAAGTACTGATGTTCAGTCTCCATTGTTACAAAGGGGATCTTTGGTACATTTTATTCTGGTTTGTTATCCTCTGCATTCTATGTTTGCCAATGTTGAGCTGGGGACAGTTGCAGAATAACAGACTGTACATTTATGATGGAAATGAGAAGaaacaacagagaaaaaaatattttttgatGTGTGAATCACTAATATAATGGAAATCAAAGACTGTACTTGTCAGAGTGGGAGGTACTGGAATGAAGGTTAAGAAAATCTATTTGATCTTCCAGCAATGCAAGTATAATGATTTGAACACCTTTGGTGAGCAATTactttctttccctttccaaAGGGAAATAAGAATCCTTCCCTTTGGAGATTCCACCAGTGAGTGTCAAGACTTTGAGACTGTTTATTCCAGTTTGGAGAATACTTCAAAACCAATCTGGTTTTCATGGTATCTCAACTGATACGTGATTCCCGCGAGGTGGATCAGAAGTGGGAATTGTGGCTGGCATTTGTCACCCTGATTAATATTAACTAGCTTAACACAGACCAAAAGTCTACATTGGAACTGTGCAATTACCTGCAAAGGCTAAAATGAACCATCTAGCAAACAATGTTTTTATGAATCTAagatgattttattttgttaaactTTGCACCATTGATTTTCTGGATGGCTTCAAAGCCAAGCTTTAGTGGCTTTCCTGCTTTTATTCCAGTCTGGAAGTAGCACCGTGCTTAAAGCTGGCATCAGGAGATCACCAAATCATACTATTCTATTCAGTAAAGACTGTCATTCATATCTGAAATTAATGAGCTTGCAGATTTGGTTAGATTCATTGTGACAAGTCGAAATGAACGACTAATGAAAACCATCTTGTGAACAGGGATTGATATTAATTGCACTTATACAGTTGGTACTGTGAAATAGATTTGGTATGAACTACAGTCCATGTTGTTATAAACTTCTGTACTCCCAAGATTTAGTTTATGAAAACATATCAGTAAACATGTTTACATTCATACTGCAGTATTTTTCATCTCCCTGTAGACTGTTGGTTTCAGCTGCATACCTAGTAACAAGGATGAGGATGGTCTGGTAGCTTTGGCTTTTAACAAGAAAGAAGCAGACATTCGAAACCAGCAACAATTGGTTGTGGAAACTTTACACAAGATTCTTGGAGGTTTACAACAAATCATGGTCAATGTTGAAGGAATCCGAGCTCTGCCAGATGACCAGTAAGTGCACTTCACGTGTTTGTCAGTGTTATTTTCTGTAACCTTAGTTTAAGGTGAATGGAACTTGGTAACAAGAACATTATCCACTTTCTTTTAGCATTGAACTTTTCAACATCATGTGAAAAGCACCTGGAATCTGCTCAGTATTTGTTCAGCATTTAAAGTTTATCGTTAATTACAACACAGGTAGAAGATAAATAATGAAGACGCTGTAGTCTGGAACTAAatacgaagtgctggaggaattttgAGTTGAGCAGCATCCTGTGGTGAGGGGGTAGGATTTGAGGacttttcaggttgagactctgtATTAGGTCTGAAAGATGAATGGAAATCTTCTTTATACCAGTCATCTTCACTCTCTGCTTTCAGACTTCCCACAGGATCTTGACCTAAAATATCAACAATTCCTCCCCCTGCAAGTGctcctcaacctgctgagttccgccagcactgTTTTTTTTGCTAAAGGTAGAGAAATACTCTTTATGTTCAGCATTGTATTCTACCAAGACAGATGTAGCACCAACAGAACTAGAGTAACACTGTTTGCTCCAGTGTTTAGTTAACAAAAGCAAAACTCTGCAAGTGCAGCAAGTctcaaataaaacagaaaatgtcgaTTGTGCATCATctttggagggagagagatagagcgaGTTGATAGAGTTGATCTTTCAGATCAGTTGTCCTATTTTCTGTCAGAGGCAGGATTGCTTAAGATATTCCTTTCAATCACCAGCTCACTCAAAAGAGGGGCCCCCCAAAACTGACATTTTCCACTTCAGTCTTTCATTTGGCCACTGGCAGATTGCTGAATGTGTTTGGCTGTCCATGCATGTTAAAACATATTTTATTCTCCGGTATTCAGGACAGAAATGGTGATCTACGTTGTTGAACGCTTTCCAAATGGAAACTCCAGAAGAGTCTCAGCAACCAACCTTTTCAATTCACTGGAACAGACTAATATGAAGAATCAGCTGATGCAGTTAGGAGTGGTTGTTGCCCTGCCCAGGACTGAGCTTTCTCCAACCCAGATAAAACAACTGCTGCAGAACCCTCCCACTGGTATGTggtgcaaatttgttgatctgtCGAACAATTAcccatccatggaaatgaacagatgaTTTGGAACATGATGAAAGGAAAGGGCTGGAGCTTGTTTGGAAATGTCTGTGGATGTTTGCTGGACTCTTGGCTCTTGTATGTGTGATAGCAGTATGATCATAAGGACTTTCTCCTGCAGGGGTCTTGCCAGTCGGAATTTAGGTGCTGCATTTCTTTGGGGGTTTTCTGACTGTGTGTGGATCGTGGACTCGGAGGCCAGTGGCAGAATACAAAGCCTGCAGCAATTTCCCAGGACTTAAGGCAGGGAATTCTGCAAGCTGAGTCTGTGCCAGATTAAACCTGGTGTAGGAACAGTAGGTCTGTTCATTTCAGTTGAGAGGAATTACTGTGCAGGGCAAGGCTTTTTGGTTGTTTACATATTTATGAATTACTTGTTTACTTTAAATATTTTTACTGTCCTAAATATCTTAATCTTTTTAATTGTTTCTGAACGGTTCTGAGCATCGGAGACGTTCACAAACTTCTTGATGCGTTTGTCAGCTATGTGACCTTGCCAGCTGAGAGTTATTTTTTTCAGCTATATTCTGGGCAAAGTCTTTGTTACGTCTAACTCTGTGATAGTAGTATAATCCTGCTGCTCCACAGGCCCTTGCATATGAGAATTGGGATGGCTTCAGGTGGCACAATGCTTTCAGCAGATCCAGAGAATATCAGTATATTAGCACTTAAGACCCACCTCAATCCTCAGTCTCAACCCTGCTCCGTTGGGAAGGAAATGGATGATGACTTTTCCAAAATATGTTGCCACCTTGTTGCCTACATGTTGACTTTTGGGGAACATTACTACCCTCCAAAGAAATATTCAATGGTAAATGTAAAATTTGGGCTCCGAGAATAATTTCTAGTAAAAATATTGTTTTATGTATAATCTATGATCTTTACTAATTCCTTAGTTTATGTTTATCCTCTTTATTTTGAAAGTTAATATTTATGTTAACATGAaatattattttaatatattCACTCCTTTTGCCTTGGTTTCAGCAACATTTCTCTCCATGCTGCTAATGGGAGCTAGTGGAAGATTGACTCTTACTCGAAACAGAGAGCTTAAGTGACTGAAAAGCAAGTTTTGCTGCAGTGATAAAGTGTTGCTCAATTATATGGGAAAGTTTTGTCACTCTTAAGGAAACTCTGGGAGTGAATATGACTATTGCCAGTGTCTTTTTCTCTTTTAGGTGTTGATCCAATAATTTGGGAACAGGCTAAGGTTGACAATCCCGATCCTGAAAAGTAGGTTTTGGTGTCTCCTGTCCACAACCTCCTGTATAaccaatattttgttttattccgTGTGCATACAAAATTTTGTGTTGTATAAAAACAGCTGTAATTTTACAGAATTCTCTCTGTATTTTATCAGTAGATGTAATAGCTTTAAACCAAATTATTTGTTTTTCCATTTTGTGGACTTCATAGCTTTCTATTCAGAATTAATTTAACTTAAAAAAGTTCCTTTAGTGTACTTATTTTGCAAAAAGTTAAATATGTTGAACTAGATttcttattattttgtttgtgacCTTCTCCCAAGGCTGATCCCAGTGCCCATGGTTGGTTTTAAGGAATTGCTGAGGAGGCTTAAATTCCAGGAACAAATGACTAAACAACATCAAAGCAGACTGGATGTGAGTGAGTTGGGATTGTATTTTTGAAAAGATTTATATGCCTCTGTTGACTCATTGAGCCTTTAGTAAGCCTGAAAACAGGAATGTGGGTAATTCAGAGTATTTCAAAATAATTTAGTTTGCGTTTCTATTTAGAGGTGGCAATAGTTGCATTGCAAATTTGATAATCCTGTTTAAATCTGCTTGAACTGACCAGTTTATTTGTTGTTAATTGAGCTGCCTCATAGTTCAAGAGCCTCTGTGTTCATCCAACCCCATCTGCTTTCTGTGCATAATTTCAATGTTATT
This genomic window contains:
- the nup54 gene encoding nucleoporin p54 isoform X3, translating into MAFNLGGGTSGTTGFSFGSFGAKTTASTGFGFGTTATTAASGFGGFTPFGTTTTTTSGQTTGFPFGASTGLFQNTQNKGFGFGGGFGTGTSTGLAPGLVAGSTLGGFGGFGTQQQTGGLLGQTLQPQAQTVQLINTASALSAPILLGDERDAILARWNQLQAFWGTGKGYFHNNLAPVEFTQENHFCRFKTVGFSCIPSNKDEDGLVALAFNKKEADIRNQQQLVVETLHKILGGLQQIMVNVEGIRALPDDQTEMVIYVVERFPNGNSRRVSATNLFNSLEQTNMKNQLMQLGVVVALPRTELSPTQIKQLLQNPPTGVDPIIWEQAKVDNPDPEKLIPVPMVGFKELLRRLKFQEQMTKQHQSRLDIISEDVNELQKNQATTVAKIAQYKRKLMDQAHKVLQVLIKQEIQRKAGYAIQAEEEQLRVQLDTIQCELNAPTQFKGRLNELMSQIRMQNHVGAVRSEERYSVDVDLLGEIKQHLKLQQEGLSHLISVLKEDLEDVKLIEHGLSESVHIRRDLLS